From the Roseofilum capinflatum BLCC-M114 genome, one window contains:
- a CDS encoding response regulator has product MINKIQQWWTHSSFRDRAIEPINHLSISQKIAIGYGVSLGVAIFGTLAGLFIGEYYQHRADQELAIASRQQLLLKDQENAVFAIRLHPQRLIGILGDTIWFSYEADKFLADIDRVEEATQAFEQFLQNYAYASDVDLPKLQNTLARYRQVTQDYKTLILKLWGKIDPPSLTANQIEPARQTIIDTLTSQEATQIAIEFDRLLETLVWIEEVIDNQYHRAEVERIQAEELRRWIIVASIASSLLLSSVLVFLTSSAIARPLQSLEQVATQITQDSNFNLRCPVTTQDEVATVSQAFNQLVERISTYTQELEKARLSADEANQAKSEFLANMSHELRTPLNGILGYTQIMERTEDLNSQRHGVKIIDQCGTHLLNLINDILDLAKIEARKLDLIPQEFHFPAFLSGIAEMSRVRADKKEIQFEYTQHPGLPKAVIADDKRLRQVLLNLLGNSIKFTHQGRVILKVEPLEDLPTTSENHLWLRFTIQDTGVGMSLDQLQKIFLPFEQVGAKSQQAQGTGLGLAISQQIIGLMASEIQVTSVLGEGSQFWFDLELPTAESWGTVLHEEQNEIIGYLGPRRKILIVDDKEVNRQMLREVLRSLDFDCREASNGERGLALAQTFHPDLIITDLVMPVLDGFEMTRRLRAQPEFEDLTIIASSASVLTQDQVASIEAGCDDFLTKPIDFQQLFTLLKKYLHLDWVTRSLDPDPPTVESGDCPKNQELPPLETLEKIMEAAKIGDIEGIEIVVQSLKNYNGTYHWFCQQVMEKLEEFDDQGIIKMIDATVQNANPKV; this is encoded by the coding sequence ATGATCAATAAAATTCAGCAGTGGTGGACTCACTCATCCTTTAGGGATCGAGCGATCGAACCGATCAATCATCTGAGTATTAGTCAAAAAATTGCGATCGGGTATGGAGTTTCCTTGGGGGTCGCCATTTTCGGAACCTTAGCCGGATTATTTATTGGCGAATATTATCAGCATAGAGCCGATCAAGAATTGGCGATCGCCTCCCGCCAACAACTGCTCTTAAAAGATCAAGAAAACGCCGTCTTCGCTATCCGCTTACATCCTCAGAGACTCATTGGTATCCTCGGAGATACCATTTGGTTTAGCTATGAAGCGGATAAATTCCTCGCCGATATCGACCGGGTGGAAGAAGCCACCCAAGCCTTCGAGCAGTTTTTACAAAACTACGCTTACGCCTCCGATGTCGATCTGCCCAAACTACAAAATACCCTCGCTAGATATCGTCAAGTTACCCAAGACTATAAAACTCTGATCCTTAAACTCTGGGGAAAAATTGACCCTCCGAGTCTCACGGCTAACCAAATTGAACCCGCACGACAAACGATTATCGATACCCTCACCTCCCAAGAAGCCACGCAAATCGCGATCGAATTTGACCGCTTACTGGAAACCCTGGTATGGATCGAAGAAGTGATTGATAACCAGTATCACAGAGCGGAAGTCGAACGCATCCAAGCCGAAGAGTTGCGTCGCTGGATCATTGTTGCCAGTATCGCCAGTTCCCTACTCCTGTCTAGTGTACTGGTTTTCCTCACCAGTTCGGCGATCGCCCGCCCCCTCCAGTCCCTCGAACAAGTCGCCACCCAAATTACCCAAGACTCCAACTTTAACCTCCGTTGCCCCGTCACCACCCAAGATGAAGTTGCCACCGTTTCCCAAGCCTTTAACCAACTCGTAGAGCGCATCAGCACCTACACCCAAGAACTCGAAAAAGCCCGCCTCAGTGCTGATGAAGCCAACCAAGCCAAAAGTGAATTTCTTGCCAACATGAGCCACGAACTGCGAACCCCCCTCAACGGCATTCTTGGCTATACCCAAATCATGGAACGTACCGAAGACCTCAATAGCCAACGTCACGGCGTGAAAATTATCGACCAATGTGGAACCCACTTACTCAACCTGATCAACGACATCCTCGATTTAGCCAAAATCGAAGCCCGCAAACTCGACCTCATTCCCCAAGAATTTCATTTTCCCGCCTTTCTTTCCGGCATTGCCGAAATGTCCAGAGTTCGAGCAGACAAAAAAGAAATTCAATTTGAATATACCCAACACCCCGGCTTACCTAAAGCTGTCATTGCCGATGATAAACGGCTGCGCCAAGTTCTCTTAAATCTCTTAGGAAATTCCATTAAATTTACCCATCAAGGGCGCGTCATCTTAAAAGTTGAACCCCTAGAAGATTTGCCAACAACCTCCGAAAATCACCTCTGGTTAAGATTTACTATTCAAGATACCGGAGTAGGCATGAGTTTAGATCAACTGCAAAAAATCTTCTTACCCTTTGAACAAGTGGGCGCAAAAAGTCAACAAGCCCAAGGAACTGGACTCGGTTTAGCCATTAGTCAGCAAATTATCGGTTTAATGGCCAGTGAAATTCAAGTCACCAGCGTTTTAGGTGAAGGCAGTCAGTTTTGGTTTGACCTAGAACTCCCCACAGCCGAATCTTGGGGAACCGTTCTGCATGAGGAACAAAACGAAATTATAGGTTATCTCGGCCCCCGACGCAAAATCTTGATTGTTGATGATAAAGAAGTTAATCGACAGATGTTACGAGAAGTTTTACGCTCTCTAGATTTTGACTGTCGCGAAGCCTCTAATGGAGAAAGGGGATTAGCTCTAGCCCAAACCTTTCATCCCGATCTGATTATTACCGATTTAGTCATGCCGGTTTTAGATGGCTTTGAAATGACCCGTAGACTTCGCGCTCAACCTGAGTTTGAAGATCTCACTATTATTGCTTCGAGTGCTAGTGTGCTAACCCAAGATCAAGTCGCCAGTATTGAAGCAGGATGTGATGATTTTTTGACTAAGCCAATTGATTTTCAGCAATTGTTTACTCTGTTGAAAAAGTATCTCCATTTAGACTGGGTAACTCGCTCCTTAGACCCAGATCCCCCTACAGTTGAATCAGGAGATTGTCCTAAAAATCAAGAGCTTCCGCCCCTAGAGACATTAGAAAAAATCATGGAAGCGGCAAAAATTGGAGATATTGAAGGGATTGAAATTGTAGTGCAATCTCTTAAAAACTACAATGGAACTTATCATTGGTTTTGTCAACAAGTCATGGAAAAACTTGAAGAGTTTGACGATCAAGGTATTATTAAAATGATTGATGCTACAGTACAAAATGCAAACCCAAAAGTTTGA
- a CDS encoding DUF488 domain-containing protein, with the protein MIQKTGGNISSLQLMKWSFLLHQETPSGGGSTFYGFIPYRYGPYSFTLNREIDVLVRNGFLNQQDSDCWQLTPVGKQHKVHLPKQIHEDISTVIKEYEKLSMSELIDTVYDRYPWFTVNSSLEIESKPKRPIAPLAIYTAGYEKKTVDDFLNLLMQSGIRRLIDVRYNPIARRYGFHKSTLKKLCHSVDIDYQHLPGLGIPGAARKNLSSTNHYQSLFQDYHASLCNCTDDIETVISLLTSEPSVLVCMEANPECCHRNVLAQYLAGIINLPIEHLRYS; encoded by the coding sequence ATGATACAAAAAACAGGGGGCAATATTTCTTCATTACAACTGATGAAATGGTCATTTTTGCTGCATCAAGAAACTCCATCTGGTGGGGGGTCAACATTTTATGGCTTTATCCCTTATCGATACGGCCCTTATTCATTTACACTAAATCGTGAAATCGATGTCTTAGTCCGCAATGGTTTCTTAAATCAACAAGATTCCGATTGCTGGCAACTTACCCCCGTAGGGAAACAGCATAAAGTCCATTTACCCAAGCAAATTCATGAAGATATTTCTACCGTCATCAAGGAATATGAAAAGTTATCCATGTCTGAGTTAATAGATACAGTTTACGATCGTTATCCCTGGTTTACAGTCAACAGTTCTCTAGAGATCGAGTCCAAACCCAAACGACCGATTGCACCCCTGGCAATTTATACGGCAGGATATGAAAAGAAAACCGTTGATGATTTTCTCAATCTCCTGATGCAATCAGGAATTCGGAGGCTGATTGATGTTCGCTATAATCCGATTGCACGCCGCTATGGTTTTCATAAAAGTACATTGAAAAAGTTGTGCCATTCTGTTGATATTGACTATCAACATCTTCCCGGATTAGGAATTCCTGGAGCGGCTCGCAAAAACTTAAGTTCAACAAATCATTATCAATCTCTCTTTCAAGACTATCATGCCAGTCTATGTAATTGTACAGATGACATTGAGACAGTCATATCTCTCTTAACCTCTGAACCTAGTGTTTTAGTTTGTATGGAAGCCAATCCAGAATGTTGCCATCGCAACGTTCTAGCTCAGTATCTAGCGGGTATAATTAACTTACCCATTGAGCATCTTCGGTATTCCTAA
- the phnD gene encoding phosphate/phosphite/phosphonate ABC transporter substrate-binding protein, whose translation MKRRYFLAFSLGLLASCAANQTSAPSSSNNTPAANRSGAPLKLAISDVQGLEDLKRDYEPFRVALEESLGRSVEFYPVQSYTQVASALQAGNVDLSVVGPSEYVLIRARTNAIPVIAITRPNYHAAIALPPESPVQSIPDLKGKTIAMVKVGSTSGHLGPTEIFMSAGLDPKTDYQVKMLGREGSLAALKNGEVDAWAGPIIDYEEFLEAEGVSADEFRLLAKGPALPSDVFIVNSRTKPQEIESLRDRLLVDQEAIIRALASTSANSKYKESTIISVDDADYDMIRNVYRAIGEGNFL comes from the coding sequence ATGAAAAGACGGTATTTCCTCGCCTTCTCCCTAGGACTGTTGGCCAGTTGTGCTGCCAACCAGACCTCAGCACCAAGTTCATCTAATAACACCCCTGCTGCAAATCGTTCTGGAGCGCCTCTAAAATTAGCCATCAGTGACGTTCAAGGACTCGAAGACCTTAAAAGAGACTATGAACCCTTTCGAGTGGCCCTAGAGGAAAGTTTGGGGCGATCGGTAGAGTTTTATCCCGTCCAGAGTTATACTCAAGTGGCTTCAGCGTTGCAAGCGGGAAACGTAGATTTATCCGTTGTCGGCCCTTCGGAATATGTGTTAATTCGCGCTCGCACTAATGCCATTCCCGTCATTGCCATTACCCGACCCAATTATCATGCGGCGATCGCCCTGCCTCCAGAATCTCCAGTACAATCGATCCCAGATCTGAAAGGTAAAACCATTGCCATGGTTAAAGTTGGCTCCACCAGCGGCCATTTAGGGCCCACGGAGATATTTATGAGCGCTGGACTCGATCCGAAAACCGATTATCAGGTGAAAATGTTGGGTCGAGAAGGGTCTTTGGCGGCGCTGAAAAATGGAGAAGTGGACGCTTGGGCCGGGCCAATTATTGATTATGAAGAGTTTTTAGAAGCAGAAGGGGTTTCTGCTGATGAGTTTCGGCTGTTAGCCAAAGGGCCAGCTCTGCCGAGTGATGTGTTCATTGTTAATAGTCGTACCAAACCCCAGGAGATAGAAAGTCTACGCGATCGCCTGCTGGTGGATCAAGAGGCGATCATTCGTGCCTTAGCTTCCACATCCGCGAATAGCAAGTATAAAGAATCAACTATAATTTCTGTAGACGATGCAGATTACGATATGATCCGCAATGTGTATCGGGCGATCGGAGAAGGGAATTTCCTCTAA
- a CDS encoding ABC transporter ATP-binding protein: protein MTPPLLQLDQLSIAYTPNSEWAARDVSLTLRAGDRLGLVGESGCGKSTLGRAIMRLLPSQSQIQGDIRVQGKSVLELTPEELQRFRGEEVALIFQDPMTRLDPLMTIGDHCVETLQSHQSISYREAKEQAIAVLETVSIPASRWSQYPHEFSGGMRQRVAIALALLLNPKLIIADEPTTSLDVTVSAQILQELTRLCAEREMGLLLISHDLALVGEYCSEIAVMYQGKLIERNQSQQVLFHPQQEYTQSLLEAALHIHAIETKAVTTPPEKQPLLQVTDLNKHYSLESNLIQQLFSRTSTAIKAVDGVTFELYPGEILGLVGESGCGKSTLSRTILHLIKPTSGKVEFLGNGITSINSRALRQLRQQMQMVFQDPHACLNPLMTVGESIADPLLIHGLETPKTAKLRVSEMLEKVGLTPTETYTARYPGELSGGQQQRVAIARALITRPKLIICDEPVSMLDASVQAQVLQLMLDLKREFDLTYLFITHDLWVARFLCDRIAVMNQGKIVELNTTHQIFTHPQDPYTQTLLAAAPLLAKSS, encoded by the coding sequence ATGACTCCACCTCTGTTGCAGCTTGACCAGTTGTCGATCGCCTACACTCCCAATTCAGAATGGGCCGCTAGAGATGTCTCCTTGACCCTCAGAGCGGGCGATCGCCTGGGTCTCGTGGGGGAGTCCGGCTGTGGGAAATCGACCCTGGGACGGGCCATTATGCGTCTGTTGCCCTCCCAGTCCCAGATACAGGGAGATATTCGGGTACAGGGAAAATCCGTCCTAGAGTTAACCCCAGAAGAACTACAACGGTTTCGGGGTGAAGAAGTGGCGCTCATTTTCCAAGATCCGATGACTCGTCTCGATCCTCTGATGACTATTGGCGATCATTGTGTGGAAACCCTACAGTCTCACCAGTCCATATCCTATCGCGAAGCCAAAGAGCAGGCGATCGCCGTTTTAGAAACGGTCAGTATTCCCGCGTCCCGATGGTCTCAGTATCCCCACGAGTTTAGCGGGGGAATGCGTCAACGGGTGGCGATCGCCTTAGCGCTATTATTAAACCCCAAGCTCATTATCGCCGATGAACCCACCACCAGCTTAGATGTCACCGTCTCCGCCCAAATTTTACAGGAATTAACCCGGTTATGTGCGGAGCGAGAAATGGGGTTATTGCTCATCTCCCATGACTTGGCTTTGGTGGGGGAATATTGCTCCGAAATTGCCGTCATGTATCAAGGCAAACTCATTGAGCGCAATCAAAGCCAGCAAGTTCTCTTCCATCCCCAACAGGAGTATACCCAATCCTTGCTGGAAGCAGCGTTGCATATTCACGCGATCGAAACCAAAGCGGTAACCACTCCCCCAGAAAAACAACCCTTACTTCAAGTTACCGATCTCAACAAACATTACAGCCTAGAAAGTAATTTAATCCAACAACTCTTTAGCCGAACCTCAACCGCAATTAAAGCCGTGGATGGGGTAACCTTTGAACTCTATCCCGGAGAAATTTTAGGATTGGTGGGAGAATCGGGCTGTGGCAAAAGTACCCTATCGCGCACGATTTTACACCTGATTAAACCCACCTCTGGCAAAGTCGAATTCCTCGGCAATGGCATTACCTCCATTAACTCCAGAGCATTGCGCCAACTGCGTCAACAGATGCAAATGGTTTTCCAAGACCCCCACGCCTGTCTCAATCCCCTCATGACCGTGGGTGAGAGCATTGCCGACCCCCTCCTCATTCATGGTCTCGAAACCCCGAAGACGGCGAAGCTAAGGGTCTCAGAGATGCTAGAAAAAGTGGGCTTAACCCCCACCGAAACCTACACTGCTCGCTATCCGGGGGAACTCTCTGGGGGACAACAGCAACGGGTGGCGATCGCCCGCGCTCTGATTACCCGTCCCAAACTAATCATCTGCGATGAACCCGTGAGTATGCTGGATGCCAGCGTGCAAGCGCAAGTGCTGCAACTGATGCTAGACCTAAAACGGGAGTTTGACTTAACCTATCTGTTCATCACCCATGACCTGTGGGTCGCGCGATTTTTATGCGATCGCATCGCCGTCATGAATCAAGGTAAAATCGTCGAACTCAACACCACCCACCAAATCTTCACCCATCCCCAAGATCCTTATACCCAAACCCTCCTCGCTGCTGCTCCCTTACTCGCCAAATCTTCCTAA